From Tiliqua scincoides isolate rTilSci1 chromosome 2, rTilSci1.hap2, whole genome shotgun sequence, the proteins below share one genomic window:
- the GPR173 gene encoding probable G-protein coupled receptor 173, with translation MASANETEEAHGSAPHAASTYAKLLLLGLIICVSLAGNLSLSLLVLKERSLHKAPYYFLLDLCLADVIRSAVCFPFVLVSIRHGSAWTYSVLSCKIVAFMAVLFCFHAAFLLFCISVTRYMAVAHHRFYAKRMTFWTCVAVICMVWTLSVAMAFPPVFDVGTYKFIREEDQCIFEHRYFKANDTLGFMLMLAVLIFATHVVYIKLLLFEYRHRKMKPVQMVPAISQNWTFHGPGATGQAAANWIAGFGRGPMPPTLLGIRQNAHAANRRLLGMEEFKAEKRLGRMFYVITLLFLVLWSPYIVACYWRVFVKACSIPHRYLSTAVWMSFAQAAVNPIVCFLLNKDLKKGLIAHIPCWRTEPELPREPYCVM, from the coding sequence ATGGCCAGTGCCAATgagactgaagaggcccatgGCTCAGCACCCCACGCAGCCTCCACCTATGCCAAACTGCTACTCCTGGGCCTCATCATCTGTGTGAGTCTGGCCGGGAACCTGTCTCTCTCACTGCTGGTGTTGAAAGAGCGCAGCCTCCACAAGGCTCCTTACTACTTCCTGCTGGACCTGTGCCTGGCTGACGTGATCCGCTCAGCTGTTTGCTTCCCCTTTGTCCTTGTCTCCATCCGCCACGGCTCTGCCTGGACCTACAGCGTGCTGAGCTGCAAGATTGTGGCCTTCATGGCTGTCCTCTTCTGTTTCcatgctgccttcctcctcttctgCATCAGTGTCACCCGCTACATGGCTGTAGCCCACCACCGCTTCTATGCCAAACGCATGACCTTCTGGACGTGCGTTGCTGTCATCTGCATGGTGTGGACTTTATCAGTGGCCATGGCCTTCCCACCGGTCTTTGATGTCGGGACCTACAAGTTCATCCGTGAGGAGGACCAATGCATCTTTGAACATCGCTATTTCAAGGCCAACGACACCTTGGGCTTCATGCTCATGCTAGCTGTGCTGATCTTTGCCACTCATGTGGTTTACATCAAGCTTCTTCTCTTTGAATATCGCCACCGCAAGATGAAGCCTGTCCAGATGGTCCCAGCTATCAGCCAAAACTGGACGTTCCATGGGCCGGGAGCCActgggcaagctgcagccaactGGATTGCTGGCTTTGGCCGTGGCCCCATGCCTCCCACCTTGCTGGGCATCCGGCAGAATGCCCATGCTGCCAACCGGCGCTTGTTGGGCATGGAAGAATTCAAGGCTGAGAAGAGGCTGGGCAGGATGTTCTATGTCATCACTTTGCTTTTCTTGGTTCTGTGGTCGCCCTACATTGTGGCCTGCTACTGGAGGGTATTTGTCAAAGCCTGTAGCATCCCCCACCGCTACCTCTCCACAGCTGTTTGGATGAGCTTCGCCCAAGCTGCTGTCAACCCCATAGTTTGCTTTCTACTCAACAAGGACCTCAAGAAGGGCTTGATTGCCCATATTCCCTGTTGGAGGACAGAGCCTGAACTGCCCAGAGAGCCTTACTGTGTCATGTGA